The Cervus elaphus chromosome 22, mCerEla1.1, whole genome shotgun sequence genome has a window encoding:
- the APOLD1 gene encoding apolipoprotein L domain-containing protein 1 — protein sequence MDMERPSARELQGADALRRFQGLLLDRRGRLHGQLLSLREVARRLERLRRRSLAANVAGSSLSAAGAVAAIVGLSLSPVTLGVSLLASAVGLGVATAGGAVTITSDLALIFCNSRELRRVQEIAATCQDQMREMLSCLDFFCRGQGGGDRQLLQCGRSASIALYNSVYFIVFFGSRGFLVPRRAEGATRVSQAVLKAKVQKLAESLESCTRALDELSERLEFRVQLYTKSSRGHDLKISADRPRGQFF from the exons ATG GACATGGAGAGGCCGTCGGCCCGGGAGCTGCAGGGCGCGGATGCTCTGCGACGCTTCCAGGGCTTGCTGCTGGACCGCCGCGGCCGGCTGCACGGCCAGCTACTGAGTCTGCGCGAGGTGGCCCGGCGCCTAGAGCGCCTACGTCGGCGCTCCCTGGCGGCCAACGTGGCCGGCAGCTCGCTGAGCGCGGCGGGCGCTGTGGCCGCCATCGTGGGACTCTCGCTCAGCCCCGTCACCCTGGGGGTCTCGCTGCTGGCGTCGgccgtggggctgggggtggccaCCGCCGGCGGGGCCGTCACCATCACGTCCGACCTCGCCCTGATCTTCTGCAACTCCCGGGAGCTGCGGCGCGTGCAGGAGATCGCGGCCACCTGCCAGGACCAGATGCGCGAGATGCTGAGCTGCCTCGACTTCTTCTGCCGCGGGCAGGGCGGCGGAGACCGCCAGCTGCTGCAGTGCGGGAGGAGCGCGTCCATCGCGCTCTACAACTCGGTATACTTCATCGTCTTCTTTGGTTCCCGCGGCTTCCTTGTGCCCAGGCGGGCCGAGGGGGCCACCAGGGTTAGCCAGGCCGTGCTAAAGGCCAAGGTTCAGAAACTGGCCGAGAGCCTGGAGTCCTGCACTCGGGCGCTGGACGAACTCAGCGAGCGGCTGGAGTTCAGAGTCCAGCTCTACACGAAGAGCAGCCGCGGCCACGACCTCAAGATCTCCGCTGACCGGCCCAGGGGGCAGTTTTTCTGA